Within the Chromobacterium paludis genome, the region GGACGTGGACGGCACCGACCACGGCAAATACCTGTGGGGCAACGCCGCTTACGCGCTGGCCCAGCGCATCACCGAAGCCTTCGCCAAATACGGCTGGTGCGCCGCGATACGCGGCGTGGAGGGCGGCGGCGCGGTGGAAGGCCTGCCGGCCCATACTTTCGGCACCGCCGCCGGCGACATCGCCTTGAAATGCCCTACGGAGATCGCCATCACCGACCGGCGCGAGAAAGAGCTGGACAACCTGGGTTTCATCGCGCTGTGCCACAAGAAGAACAGCGACCTCGCCGTGTTCTTCGGCGGCCAGACCACCAATCAGCCCAAGCTGTACAACACCAACGCCGCCAACGCCAACTCCCGCATCTCGGCCATGCTGCCCTATGTGCTGGCCGCCTCGCGCTTTGCCCACTACATCAAGGTGATCATGCGCGACAAGGTGGGCAGCTTCATGACGCGCGACAGCATCCAGAACTATCTGAACAGCTGGATCGCCGACTACGTGCTGGTCAACGACAACGCGCCACAGGAAATCAAGGCGCAGTACCCGCTGCGCGAAGCCCGCGTGGACGTGACCGAGGTGCCCGGCAAGCCCGGCGCCTACCGCGCCACGGTATTCCTGCGCCCGCACTTCCAGCTGGAGGAGCTGACCGCTTCCATCCGGCTGGTGGCCGAACTGCCGCCCCCGGCCGCGGCCTGAGGCCGGACATTGACCAAGCATGGCGGCCCCGTCGGGGCCGCTCCCCCTACGCGAAGGGAGTGTTGAAAGATGGATGCAATCATTCTGGACCTGGGATCGGACATCAAGGGCGAGTGCAAGCTGGAAGGCTATACCGACAAGATCGAAGTACTGTCCTACAGCCATAACGTGGCGATGCAAGTCACCAACGACGTCAGCAATACCGAACGCACCTCGGGCAAGCCTCACATCGGCGAGTTCAACCTGACCAAATTCACCGACAAGTCCACGCCGGACCTCAACGCCTACTGCTGCCAAGGCAAGAACATCCCCGAGGTCAAGATCACCATAGGCCGCAACTCGGCGGAGAGCGACGGCAAAATCCTGCCCTACATCGTTTACACGCTGACCAACGCCATTCTGTCCAACGTCAGCGTCAGCGGCGGCACTGGCGGCAAACCGGTGGAAAACCTGTCGCTGAACTTCACCAAGATCAAGTGGGAGCTGACCACGCAGAAGGAAACCGGCAGCAAGGACGGCAATGCCGCCGCCGTGTGGGACTTGGCCACAAATAAATACGCCAAGTCCTAAATCATGCCGGCCGCCGCCCGCTTCCGCCCCGCGCTGTTCGACCTGCTGGCCGACGAGGCGCCCGGCGCCGAGCGCGAAGCCGAGCCCCGGCGCAAGGTGGCGCGGGCGGCGCTGCTGGAATCGGTCCGGGCAGAACTGGAGAGGCTGCTGGGCAGCCGCCGCGACAGCCAGCCCCGGCTGGCGCCGCTGAGCGTGATCGACTACGGCGTGCCGGACTGGAGCGCCCTGCACGCCGATCGCGGCGCCGACCGCGAACAACTGGCCCGCGCCATCCGCCAGGCCATCCAGGCTTTCGAACCCAGGCTAGCCAGGCCGGAAGTGACCGTAGCCGCGGTGGCGGGGCGTAGGCAAACCCTCAGCATCGAGATCCGCGGGGAATTGGCCGCTGCCGGCGAAACCTGGCCGGTGGCCTTCATCGCGCGCTTGGGCGAGGGCGGCGCCAGCCTAGCCCGCGCGGAGGACGAGGCATGAACGAATCGCTGGATTCGCAACTGCTGGACTACTACCAGCGCGAGCTGGCCTATCTGCGCCATGCCGGGGGCGAATTCGCCCGCCGTTACCCCAAGGTGGCGCAGCGGCTGCAGCTGAGCGAGGCGGAATGCCCGGACCCGCACGTGGAGCGGCTGTTGGAGGGCTTCGCCCTGCTCTGCGCGCGGCTGCAGCGCCGGCTGGACGACGACTACTCGGAGTTGACCGACGCGCTGCTGGAGCAGCTCTATCCGCAGGCGCTGCGCCCCATGCCATCCTGCGCCATCGTCCGCTTCGAACCCGACCCGGACAAAGGCAAGCTGAACGCCGGCTACGCGCTGCCGCGCGGCACGCCGCTGTTCGTCGACACCACGGCCGGCGACACATTGCGCTTTCGCACCGCCTCGGCCGTGACGCTGTGGCCGCTCAAGCTGGTCCGCGCGGAACTCCTGACCGCCGACGAGGCCCAGGCCGCCAGCGGCCTAGGCGAAGCGCGCTCCGCCCTCGCGCTGGAGCTGGACATGCAAGGGCCGGAACCGCTGTCCACCCTGCCCCTGAAAACCCTGCGCATTCATCTGGCCGGCTCCCCGGTCAACGCCGCGGCCTTGTACGACTTGTTGTCCGCGCACAGCCTGCAGATCAGCTGCCGCGCGCCGGACCAAGCTGGCGCGCAGCCGGCGCTGCAGCACGGCGCCCTGCCCCGCCCTTGCGGCTTCGCGCCTGACGAAGCCTTGCTGCCAGACGAGGATGGCGTGCATCCGGCGCATGGTTTGCTGAGCGAATACTTCGCCTGTCCGGAAAAATTCGCCTTCTTCGACTTGCCCTTGAAGCTGCCGCCGCGCGCCGACCGCAAGCTGGAAATCGTCATCGCCTTCTCCCGCCCCCCGGCTGGCAGACTCAACATACAGCGCGAAGACGTGGCGCTGGGCTGCGTGCCGGTCATCAATCTGTTTCCGCACACTTCCGAGCCGCTGCGTCCAGATGGCAGCCGCAGCGAATACCTGCTGGTGGCCGACGCTCACCGCGACCGCAGCGTGGAAATCCATTCCATCCGCCGCGTGCGCGCCGGCTCCGCCGCCACCGCCCGCATCGTGCCGCCCTACTTCGCCTGCAGCCATGGCGAAGAACACGATGGCCGCTACTGGCATGCGCGCCGTATCTCCGGCATCAATGGCCAACGCCCCGGCAGCGACATGCTGCTGACCCTGGTCGATGCCGATTTCAACCCGCTGCAGGCGGCCGACCTGAGCCTGACGGCGGAGTTGCTGTGCACCAACCGCCACCTGGCCGAACAACTGCCGGCCGGTGCGGAGCTGATGTTCGAGGACGCCGGCCCGGTGGGGCGGGCCTGCCTGCTGCGTCCGCCACGGGTGCAAACCGCAGCAGCCTTGGACGGGGCCTCGCGCTGGAAGCTGGTATCCCAGCTCAGCCTGAACCATCTGGCCATGAGCGAAGGACCGCAGGCCCTGTCCGCGCTGCGGGAAACGCTGGCGCTGCATAATCTGGGCGACCATCCGGCTGGACGCCGCCAGATCGCCGGCTTGGCCGCGCTGACAAGCGCGCGCATCGTCGACCACGTCGGCGCCGATGCCTGGCGCGGCTGGCGCAACGGCCTGTTGCTGACCCTGGAGCTGGACCCGGCCTGTTTCGCCGGCGGCAGCCGCGTGCTGTTCGCCACGGTGCTTGCCCACTTCTTCGCGCTGTACGCACACGTCAACCGCTTCGTCCGCACCCAGCTCGTCGAGCGCGGCCAGGAAATCCAGACATGGCAGCCGCCTTCCAGCCCGAACCTGGCTCTGTAGCCGCGCAGCTGCTGGAGCGCCCGCAGCGCTTCGAATTCGCCCAAGCGGTGATGCTGCTGGAGCGACTTCGGCCCGATGCCGCGCCGCTGGGTTGCGGCATCGACCCCGCAAAGGAAGCGGTGAAGCTGAGCGGCCCGCTGGCGCCGCTGTTCGCCGCCAGCGCGATCGCCTCCCTCGAACCAGAGGGCGCAGGCTATGCCATGCAGGTGGAAGCCTTTGGACTCGGCGGCCCGGACGGCCCCCTGCCCTACGCCTACCAGGAATGGCTGCAGCAGCGACGCCTGGCGAAAGACCCCTCCCCCGCGGCGTTTCTGCAACTGTTCCAACACCGGTTGCTGTGCCTGCTCTACCGGGTGGACCGGCGCTACCGGCTGGCGCCGGCCTTCGCCCGGCCCGAGGACAGCCCGGCGCACAGCATGCTGCGCAGCCTGGCCGGTCTGCTGCCGGCAGGCCTGCATCACCGCCAGGCCATCCCCGACGAGGCCTTGCTGGCGCGCGCGGCATTGCTGGCGGATCGACGGCGCTCGCTGGCCGGCTTCGTCGCCCTGGCGCGGCACCACTTCGGCGTGCCTATCGCGGCGGAGCCTTTTGCCGGCGGCTGGCGCGACATTCCGCTCGCCAGGCTCACCCGGATAGGCCGCCAGGGCTGCAATGCCGCGCTTGGCCGCGGCGCGCTGGCAGGCTCCCGCGCCTGGGACGAGCACGCCGGCATTCGGCTGATCATCGGTCCCTTGTCGCTGGACTCATATCATGGTTTCCTGCCCGGCGAGGCGCGCCATCGCGCCCTGGCCGCCTTGGCCGCGTTTTATTTCGGCCCGGACCTGGACGTGCGGCTGACCCTGCTGCTGCGCGCCGCCCCGGCGCCGCTGAGATTGCGGCGCGCGGCGCCCCCCCGGCTAAGCTGGGACAGCTGGCTGAGCCATGACGGCCTGCGACGGCTGGACACCCGCTTGCGCCCGGCGGAGGAGAGGCGATGAGCGTCGAGCTGGCCGAACTGGTATCGCGGCTGAATCCCGCCTGCCGCAAGGCGCTGGAACTGGCGGCGCAACGTTGCCTGCGCGAAAGCCACTACTACGTGGAAATCGAACATGCATTGCTGGCCTTGCTGGAAACGCCCGGCGGCGACCTGCCACTCCTACTGCCCAAGCTGGGCGTGGACGCCGACAGACTTTCCTGCGAAATCAACCGCAGTCTCTCCCAATTCCGCCGCGGCGAAACGCGCACGCCGGCCTTCTCCAGCCACACCGTCGCCTGGCTGAAAGAAGCTTTTGTGCTGGCCACCCTGCGCCGCCAGCCGCAAATACGTTCCGGCCTGCTGCTGCTGACGCTGCTGCAACGCGAGGAGCTGCGCAATCTGCTGCTGATAGGCGCGCCCAGCCTGCTGCAGGCCTCTCCCCAACAGTTGGAGGAGCAGCTGGATGTCTGGACCGCCGGCTCGCGCGAAACACCGCCCGCCACGGCTGCAAGCGGCCGGCAGGACGGCGCGCTGGCCCAATACACGCATGATCTGGTGGCCGACGCCAAGGCCGGCCGCATCGACCCCATCATCGGCAGGGACGCGGAAATCCGCCAATGCATAGACATCCTGCTGCGCCGCCGCCAGAACAATCCCATTCTGGTTGGGGCGCCCGGCGTCGGCAAAACCGCCGTCGCGGAAGGCCTGGCCTTGCGCATCGCCAGCGGCGAGGTGCCGCCGGCGCTGGCTGACACCGGCCTGCGCACGCTGGACCTGGGGCTGTTGCAAGCCGGAGCCGGCGTCAAAGGCGAGTTCGAACAACGCCTGCAAGGTGTCATGGACGAGGTGCGCGCCGCTCCGCGTCCCATCATCCTGTTCATAGACGAGGCCCATACCCTGGTGGGCGCCGGCGCGGCCGAAGGCCAGAGCGACGCCGCCAACCTGCTCAAGCCGGCGCTGGCGCGCGGCGAGCTGCGCACCTTGGCCGCCACTACCTGGCAAGAGTACAAGAAATACTTCGAGCGCGATCCCGCGCTGGCGCGGCGCTTCCAGGCCGTGCAAGTGGAGGAACCCAGCGAGGATACCGCCGTCGTCATGCTGCGCGGCGTGGCGGCCCGGCTGGAGCGCCACCACGGCGTGCGCATCCTGGACGCCGCCATTCACGACGCGGTCAAGCTGTCCCACCGCTATATCTCCGGCCGCCAGTTGCCGGACAAGGCCATCAGCGTGCTGGACACCGCCAGCGCCCGCGTGGCGCTGGCCCAGCACGACCAACCGCCGCAGCTGGAAAACCTGCAGCACCGCCAGGCCGCGCTGGACGAGGAACTGGAGCGGCTGCGGCGCGAGCAGGCCACCGGACTGAACCACGCCACCCGCATCGCCGAGCTGCATCAGCAACGCGCCGCCCAGGCCGGGCAGATACGCGAATTGCAGGCGCGCTGGCAGGAGGAGCTGCATGCGGTGCGCGAAATCCTGCGCCTGCGGCAGGAGCTGGTCGCTCTGCTGGATGCAGCCGCCGAGGGCGGCGAGCCGCCGCTGCTGACAGTGGAAGCCATGGGACAAGAAGAGGAAATAGAGGACGAGGCGCTGGAAGATGAGGCGGAGGAGCCTGATCCGGCACATCAGCTGTCCGATCA harbors:
- a CDS encoding Hcp family type VI secretion system effector — encoded protein: MDAIILDLGSDIKGECKLEGYTDKIEVLSYSHNVAMQVTNDVSNTERTSGKPHIGEFNLTKFTDKSTPDLNAYCCQGKNIPEVKITIGRNSAESDGKILPYIVYTLTNAILSNVSVSGGTGGKPVENLSLNFTKIKWELTTQKETGSKDGNAAAVWDLATNKYAKS
- the tssE gene encoding type VI secretion system baseplate subunit TssE, producing the protein MPAAARFRPALFDLLADEAPGAEREAEPRRKVARAALLESVRAELERLLGSRRDSQPRLAPLSVIDYGVPDWSALHADRGADREQLARAIRQAIQAFEPRLARPEVTVAAVAGRRQTLSIEIRGELAAAGETWPVAFIARLGEGGASLARAEDEA
- the tssF gene encoding type VI secretion system baseplate subunit TssF — protein: MNESLDSQLLDYYQRELAYLRHAGGEFARRYPKVAQRLQLSEAECPDPHVERLLEGFALLCARLQRRLDDDYSELTDALLEQLYPQALRPMPSCAIVRFEPDPDKGKLNAGYALPRGTPLFVDTTAGDTLRFRTASAVTLWPLKLVRAELLTADEAQAASGLGEARSALALELDMQGPEPLSTLPLKTLRIHLAGSPVNAAALYDLLSAHSLQISCRAPDQAGAQPALQHGALPRPCGFAPDEALLPDEDGVHPAHGLLSEYFACPEKFAFFDLPLKLPPRADRKLEIVIAFSRPPAGRLNIQREDVALGCVPVINLFPHTSEPLRPDGSRSEYLLVADAHRDRSVEIHSIRRVRAGSAATARIVPPYFACSHGEEHDGRYWHARRISGINGQRPGSDMLLTLVDADFNPLQAADLSLTAELLCTNRHLAEQLPAGAELMFEDAGPVGRACLLRPPRVQTAAALDGASRWKLVSQLSLNHLAMSEGPQALSALRETLALHNLGDHPAGRRQIAGLAALTSARIVDHVGADAWRGWRNGLLLTLELDPACFAGGSRVLFATVLAHFFALYAHVNRFVRTQLVERGQEIQTWQPPSSPNLAL
- the tssG gene encoding type VI secretion system baseplate subunit TssG, coding for MAAAFQPEPGSVAAQLLERPQRFEFAQAVMLLERLRPDAAPLGCGIDPAKEAVKLSGPLAPLFAASAIASLEPEGAGYAMQVEAFGLGGPDGPLPYAYQEWLQQRRLAKDPSPAAFLQLFQHRLLCLLYRVDRRYRLAPAFARPEDSPAHSMLRSLAGLLPAGLHHRQAIPDEALLARAALLADRRRSLAGFVALARHHFGVPIAAEPFAGGWRDIPLARLTRIGRQGCNAALGRGALAGSRAWDEHAGIRLIIGPLSLDSYHGFLPGEARHRALAALAAFYFGPDLDVRLTLLLRAAPAPLRLRRAAPPRLSWDSWLSHDGLRRLDTRLRPAEERR
- the tssH gene encoding type VI secretion system ATPase TssH translates to MSVELAELVSRLNPACRKALELAAQRCLRESHYYVEIEHALLALLETPGGDLPLLLPKLGVDADRLSCEINRSLSQFRRGETRTPAFSSHTVAWLKEAFVLATLRRQPQIRSGLLLLTLLQREELRNLLLIGAPSLLQASPQQLEEQLDVWTAGSRETPPATAASGRQDGALAQYTHDLVADAKAGRIDPIIGRDAEIRQCIDILLRRRQNNPILVGAPGVGKTAVAEGLALRIASGEVPPALADTGLRTLDLGLLQAGAGVKGEFEQRLQGVMDEVRAAPRPIILFIDEAHTLVGAGAAEGQSDAANLLKPALARGELRTLAATTWQEYKKYFERDPALARRFQAVQVEEPSEDTAVVMLRGVAARLERHHGVRILDAAIHDAVKLSHRYISGRQLPDKAISVLDTASARVALAQHDQPPQLENLQHRQAALDEELERLRREQATGLNHATRIAELHQQRAAQAGQIRELQARWQEELHAVREILRLRQELVALLDAAAEGGEPPLLTVEAMGQEEEIEDEALEDEAEEPDPAHQLSDQLARLEAGLEAIRQDDPLVPESVDSKAVAAVIAGWTGIPVGKMLADEAYAIRTLAQRMSQRVIGQQAALAKIAQRIQAYRAGLTDPGKPVGVFLLLGPTGVGKTETAYALADVLYGGERNLIVVNLSEYQEAHTVSQLKGAPPGYVGYGQGGVLTEAVRRKPYSVVLLDEIEKAHPDVLEAFYNVFDKGSMEDGTGLTVDFKNTIILATSNVGAETVLAAPAVLVDSSAFVEQLRPQLIAAFRPALLARMTVVPYRALDDAALAGIVHSKLDTLRQRYHRATGKHFDFDPGLIQAVLSRCRGAGARDIDNVLLAEVVGKLAEWAVEQS